A region of the Agromyces sp. CF514 genome:
TCGCCGGCTCGGGCGGTCAGCTGCCGGTCGCCGATCGTGATCGACGCCTCGCCCTCGAGCACGACCCAGGTCTCGGGGTACGGATGCCAGTGCAGGTCGGTGCCCTGACCGGTCTCGTAGTCGACGAAGAAGTACGAGATGCCCGATCCGTGCTCGATGCCCACGAACCGTCGCGTCCGGCCGGTGCCGATGAGCAGTTCGGAGGCGTGCACGATCCCGGGGGCGGAGGCCGCGGACTCGGACGGCGCGAGGAGGATCTCGGCCGGGGTGGATGAGGTGGTCATGGGTTCCTCGATTCGGTGGACTGGGATGAGAACAGGGTCCGCCCGCGGCATCCGTCGGCGTTAGCATTTCGATGTGGATCGAAACTTGACGGACCGCATCGCGTCGGGGCGGGACGCGGTGGACCGCAACCTCGTGGAGTTCCGCCTCGCGCCCGATGACATCTCGGCCATCAGGTTCGGGGTCTCGCCAGGGCACGAGCTCTGCAACGCGATGCGCGTGCTCCAGCGGCCCGAGGGGCATCCGCTGCAGTGGGGGTGGTTGCGCAGCGTCAGGTCGGGGATGCCGCGCGAGCCGTTCGACCTGCTGCGCACCGTCATCGGGGCGGAGGGGTACTTCCCCGACTTCTTCACGTCGACGCCGACGTGGGACATGCAGCCCGCCGACGAGTTCGCCCGCCTGCGCGAGGTGCCGCCCGAGCTCATGCGCGCAGACCTGGCGAAGATGCTCCTGCGATCGACAGGCGAGCGGCACCGCGCCATCCGGCACATGCACGACGATCCGCTGCGCGCGCGGGCGATGCTCGCCGACGCGTTCGAGGCGATGTGGACGGCGGTGCTCGCCCCCGTGTGGCCGCAGCTCGAGCGCATCCTGCGCGCCGACATCGCGGTTCGGTCCCGACGCATCGCGACCGACGGGCTCGGCGGCATGGTCGGCGCGCTGCACCGGTCGGTCGACTGGAGCGACGATGCCGTGCGTGTCGAGCTGCGCATGCACCGAGAGGTGCTCGACTGTCGGGGGAGCGGGCTCGTGCTCGTGCCGACGGTCATGAGCTGGACCCGCGGATGCTCCGTGCTCACCGAACCCCCGGCGCAGCCCACGCTCTTCTACCCGGCGCAGGGCGTGACCGAGACGTGGGCGCGCAACACCGAGACGGCCGCCGACGCGCTCGGTGCGCTGCTCGGACCGGCGCGGGCGGGGATCCTGCTCGGCGCGCACGTCGAGCGCACGACCTCGCAGGTGGCCGCGGACTCGGGCCTCGCGGTCTCGACCGCGTCGCACCACCTCGCCGTGCTCCGGGGCAGCGGGCTCGTCGCGAGCCGGCGCGACGGCGCGCGCGTGCTGCACCTGCGGACGCCGTTGGGCGAGGCGGTCGTCGGGGCGACGCTGTAGGGGCGGCCGGCGCGGCCGGCGACCGGCGGCCAGCGACCGGCGACGGCGACCGGTGACCGGCGACGGCGACCGGCCACCGGTGACGGCGCTGGTCCGGTGCTCCCGCGTTCGAGGGCAGCGCGGCGGGCGTGCGCAACTCAGGAGATCTGCGCGACACGCCGCCCCGATCGGGTGCATCGGCGGCGTGTCGCCCTGTCGCTCCGGAGTTGCGCACCGGGCGGTTGACGCCCGGGGGTCGTCGGCGTATATTCACCCGCATGGGTGAATATCAACTGGATGCGGTGCTGGGCGCCGTCGCCGACCCCACGAGGCGCGCGATCCTCGACCGCCTGCTCGATGGCGAGGCACGGGTCACCGACCTCGCGCGCGAGTTCCCGATCTCGCTGAACTCCACGAGCAAGCACATCAAGGTGCTCGAGCGCGCCGAGCTCGTGCACCGCGAGGTGCGGGGCCGCGAGCACGTGCTGTCGCTGCGGGCCGAGTCGCTCGGCAACGCCGTCGCCTGGATGCAGCGCTACCAGGCGTTCTGGGAGGACCGGCTCGCCGCCCTCGAGGCGTTCGTCATGTCCGACGAGTCGGATGTCGCGGGCGAGCCGGATGTCGCGGGCGAGACGGATGTCGCGGGCGAGCCGGCTGAGCCGGAGGCCGCAGACGGTTCGGGTGCCGTCGACGGCGGGCCGGATGCCGCCACCGGCCCGACCGCCATCGCAAGCGTCGCGACCGGCGACGGGTCGACCGGCGACGTGCCCGACGGCGACGAGCCGCACGAGCGAGGCGGTGCCCGATGAGCGCCGTCGTGACGGTGAGTCGGCGGATCGCGGCATCCGCGGACCGGCTCTTCGACGCGTGGCTCGACCCCGCGGCGCTCTCCGTGTGGATGCGACGCGACGGCAGCGAGCCTTCGACGGCGGTGATCGACCCGCGCGTCGGCGGGACGTTCGCGATCACGATGAACGACCCGCAGGGCGCATTCCTGCACGGCGGCACCTACATGGTGATCGACCGGCCTCGCCGGCTCGAGTTCACGTGGAGGTCGGATGCGACGCACGGCACCGACTCGGTCGTGCGCGTGAGCTTCGAACCCGACGGCGACGGGACCCTCGTCGAGGTGCGGCACGAGCGACTGCCCGACGCGCTCGCCGTGCGGTTGCACGCCGAGGGATGGACCGAGATCATGTCCGGGTTCGCCCGGCGCTACGCAGAGGAGGCGGCGTGATGCTGCTCGAAGGGAAGGTCGCCGTGATCCACGGCGGCGGGGGATCGATCGGATCGACGACGGCACGCGTGTTCGCCCGCGAGGGCGTGCGCCTGCATCTCGCGGGGCGCAGCCTGCCACGGCTCGAGGCCGCGGCATCCGCGATCCGTGCGACCGGTGCGAGCGTCGAGATCGCGGTCGTCGACGCCATGGACCAGGCGGCGGTGGACGAACACGTCGACGCCGTCGTCGCACGCGAGGGGCGCCTCGACATCGCCCTCAACGCGGTCGGCTTCGACCACGTGCAGGGGCTCGCGATCGCCGACACGACGCTCGCCGACTACCTGCACCCCATCACGGGCTACCTGCAGACGAACTTCGTCACGGCGAAGGCCGCGTCGCGCGCGATGATCGCCCAGGGGGGCGGCGTGATCCTCACGATCTCGACGCCGGGCGCACGCCTCACTGGCCGGGGGCTGATCGGCAACGCCGCGCAGAGCGCCGGGCTCGAGGGCTTCTCGCGGGCGCTCGCCGGCGAGCTCGGCCCGGCCGGCGTGCGCGTGGTGTGCGTGCGCCCGCACGCGTTCCGCGACGCCTCCGAGTCGTACACGCTCGACATGTTCGGGCGCATCGCGGATGCCGGTGGCACGAGCCTCGACGACTGGTGGAACGGCCTGGCGTCGACGACGCTGCTCGGGCGGCTGCCCGAACTCGACGAGGTGGCCGAGTACCTCGCGTTCGCGGCATCCGATCGTGCGGCGTCGATGACGGGAGTCGTCTCGAACCTGACGGCGGGCGCGCTCGTCGACTGACGACCACGTGCAGGAGCGGCCCGGATGCGATGTGCATCCGGGCCGCTTCGTGTTCTCGGCGCCGCACAGCTGATCTCAGTTCGTCGCGAGCTCATGACTCTCGAGTGTTGCGCATGCTGCAACGTCGTTGACGTCCCCCGTTCGAGGGGTTTACGGTGCAATTCATATGATGTCATTCGACATACGAAACCGGGAGAAATCAATGAAGATGCTCACTCAACGGTCGCTCGCCGCGTTGGCGGTTGCGGCACTCGCCATCAGCGGGGCGGTGGTCGGCGCGCATTCCGCCTCGGCGACCCCGACGGCCGGGCGCGGCGACGGGGCGACGGACGCCCTGACCATCGTGGTGGCGCCGCACGGCAAGAAGGGCGCGCCCGCCGGCGACATCGTCGTCACCTCCATCGACGCGGCCAAGTCGGTCGCGAAGAACAAGGGCAAGAAGCGGGACGTCCGCGTCGTACTCGACGGCGGCACGTACGAACTCGACGAGCCCCTCCGGTTCGGTCCGAAGGACGGCGGGTCGAACGGGCACACGGTGACCTGGACGAGCGCCGACGGCGAGCGTGCCGTGCTCTCGGGCGGCCACCGCGTGACCGGCTGGCGTCTCCAGGATGCCGAGCAGAACATCTGGGTGGCCGAGGTCGCACCGGGCACCGAGTCGCGTCAGCTCTACGTCGACGGCCAGCCCGCCGAGAAGACCAAGCTGCTGCTCGCCGCCGACAAGAAGGACCGTGCACAGCTCACGTGGACTGAATCGGGTCTCACGGTCGACCAGGGTCGATACGGCGACCTCAGCGGCCTCCGCAACCAGGCCGACCTCGAGATCGTCAGCCTCGGCTCGTTCACCGACCGCATCTCGCCCGTCGAATCCATCATCGGCAACGAGATCCGGATGGTGCAGCCGGCTTGGCAGAACAATAACTTCGGCTACGACACGCTGAAGTCGCCCTACAACCGTGGCGCCCTCTACCTCGTGAACGCGTACGAGTTCTTCGCGAACGCGGACGAGTGGTACCTCGATTCACCCGCCGGAAAGGTCTACTACAAGGCGCCCGACGGAGCGACGATGGACGGCGTCGACGTGCGCCTGCCCGAGCTCGAGACGCTCGTCGAGGTCGGCGGCACCTACGACGACCCGATCGAGGGGCTCTCGTTCGAGAACCTCGAGTTCGCGCACACGACCTGGCTGCGGCCGAGCTCGGAGCAAGGATACGCCGACCAGCAGTCCGGCGCCCACGCCGTCGGCGACTACTCGCCGCCCGCCGACTACCTCACGACCTGCCAGGACGGGTGCCCGGAGTTCGAGCAGACCCGCGATGAGTGGTGGCAGGTGCCCGGTGCGGTCCAGGTCTCGGCGGCGAGCGACATCTCCTTCGACGGCAACCGGTTCGACCAGCTCGGCTCGGTCGGCCTCGGCATCGGCATGGACCCGAACGCGCACGAGACGGGCGTCGGG
Encoded here:
- a CDS encoding cupin domain-containing protein → MTTSSTPAEILLAPSESAASAPGIVHASELLIGTGRTRRFVGIEHGSGISYFFVDYETGQGTDLHWHPYPETWVVLEGEASITIGDRQLTARAGDTATVPSGVWHQFANTRPERLKVLCIHASPVIIQTWAD
- a CDS encoding DUF5937 family protein; this translates as MTDRIASGRDAVDRNLVEFRLAPDDISAIRFGVSPGHELCNAMRVLQRPEGHPLQWGWLRSVRSGMPREPFDLLRTVIGAEGYFPDFFTSTPTWDMQPADEFARLREVPPELMRADLAKMLLRSTGERHRAIRHMHDDPLRARAMLADAFEAMWTAVLAPVWPQLERILRADIAVRSRRIATDGLGGMVGALHRSVDWSDDAVRVELRMHREVLDCRGSGLVLVPTVMSWTRGCSVLTEPPAQPTLFYPAQGVTETWARNTETAADALGALLGPARAGILLGAHVERTTSQVAADSGLAVSTASHHLAVLRGSGLVASRRDGARVLHLRTPLGEAVVGATL
- a CDS encoding helix-turn-helix transcriptional regulator: MGEYQLDAVLGAVADPTRRAILDRLLDGEARVTDLAREFPISLNSTSKHIKVLERAELVHREVRGREHVLSLRAESLGNAVAWMQRYQAFWEDRLAALEAFVMSDESDVAGEPDVAGETDVAGEPAEPEAADGSGAVDGGPDAATGPTAIASVATGDGSTGDVPDGDEPHERGGAR
- a CDS encoding SRPBCC domain-containing protein; this translates as MSAVVTVSRRIAASADRLFDAWLDPAALSVWMRRDGSEPSTAVIDPRVGGTFAITMNDPQGAFLHGGTYMVIDRPRRLEFTWRSDATHGTDSVVRVSFEPDGDGTLVEVRHERLPDALAVRLHAEGWTEIMSGFARRYAEEAA
- a CDS encoding SDR family NAD(P)-dependent oxidoreductase; the protein is MLLEGKVAVIHGGGGSIGSTTARVFAREGVRLHLAGRSLPRLEAAASAIRATGASVEIAVVDAMDQAAVDEHVDAVVAREGRLDIALNAVGFDHVQGLAIADTTLADYLHPITGYLQTNFVTAKAASRAMIAQGGGVILTISTPGARLTGRGLIGNAAQSAGLEGFSRALAGELGPAGVRVVCVRPHAFRDASESYTLDMFGRIADAGGTSLDDWWNGLASTTLLGRLPELDEVAEYLAFAASDRAASMTGVVSNLTAGALVD
- a CDS encoding right-handed parallel beta-helix repeat-containing protein, whose amino-acid sequence is MKMLTQRSLAALAVAALAISGAVVGAHSASATPTAGRGDGATDALTIVVAPHGKKGAPAGDIVVTSIDAAKSVAKNKGKKRDVRVVLDGGTYELDEPLRFGPKDGGSNGHTVTWTSADGERAVLSGGHRVTGWRLQDAEQNIWVAEVAPGTESRQLYVDGQPAEKTKLLLAADKKDRAQLTWTESGLTVDQGRYGDLSGLRNQADLEIVSLGSFTDRISPVESIIGNEIRMVQPAWQNNNFGYDTLKSPYNRGALYLVNAYEFFANADEWYLDSPAGKVYYKAPDGATMDGVDVRLPELETLVEVGGTYDDPIEGLSFENLEFAHTTWLRPSSEQGYADQQSGAHAVGDYSPPADYLTTCQDGCPEFEQTRDEWWQVPGAVQVSAASDISFDGNRFDQLGSVGLGIGMDPNAHETGVGYGANDIRVLGNEFTDLGGSGIVVGGVQPDAHHPSDDRMTVRDITIVDNTISRVGQSYRDSAGILSTYVTRAEISHNTLTELPYDGIDIGWGWGINDPGGNAYYEKAGRYEIQPRYETPTTFRDNHVAYNLIHDTKNEMHDGGSIYTLSASPGTLIERNYIFDSRETFGMLIDQGSRYIEVRENVILDSSRYIYVNADTKGPEIFNTLDLQFTGNWWTGGNERYVRFPEYRTYWTDEVELNGIAQEDWPEEAKTVMAEAGARR